GACTAACCTCCCAAGGAGAAACATTACTGTACATTATCTCCGAGGGGCTTTATTTTATTCCTGAAGTTTTCCAGCTAAACCATCTTGTTGAATTCTTTGCGCAGCCGTTTTATAATTCGCTTTTCCAATCGGGAAATGTAGGATTGCGAGATGCCAAGCAGGTCTGCCACATCTTTTTGCGTCTTTTCTTCGCCATCCTGAAGGCCGAAACGAAGCTCCATAATCATTCGTTCCCGGTCACTCAACTTATCCAGCGCTTTTTGCAAAAGTTTACGGTCCACCTGCTCCTCAATATTGCGGCCAATGGTATCATTTTCCGTTCCCAGAACGTCAGAAAGGAGCAATTCATTACCGTCCCAGTCAATATTAAGCGGTTCATCAAAAGATACCTCACTGCGGGTCTTGCTGTTACGTCGCAGATACATAAGGATCTCATTCTCAATACAGCGGGAAGCATAAGTAGCAAGCTTAATTTTTTTCTCTGGATCAAACGTATTCACCGCTTTAATCAAACCAATTGCCCCAATGGAGACCAGGTCTTCGATGTTAATTCCCGTGTTCTCAAATTTTCGGGCGATGTAAACAACAAGGCGCAGATTTCGTTCAATCAGCATAGCTCGTATG
Above is a window of Paenibacillus uliginis N3/975 DNA encoding:
- the sigE gene encoding RNA polymerase sporulation sigma factor SigE — protein: MPVKWKLALQLQYYRVLFFLGLKSQEIYYIGGSEALPPPLTREEEEYLLQKLPSGDAAIRAMLIERNLRLVVYIARKFENTGINIEDLVSIGAIGLIKAVNTFDPEKKIKLATYASRCIENEILMYLRRNSKTRSEVSFDEPLNIDWDGNELLLSDVLGTENDTIGRNIEEQVDRKLLQKALDKLSDRERMIMELRFGLQDGEEKTQKDVADLLGISQSYISRLEKRIIKRLRKEFNKMV